From the Nodularia sphaerocarpa UHCC 0038 genome, the window ATTCCGCCTTTAATCAGCGCCTCACGCCCAAATTTTTTAACTAATTCTTGAGACACAGTATTTGTGACATAAGGTAAGGCACTACCTTGGAATGACTTGATTCGACCAAATTTAAGTTCTTGGTTGAGGGCATCATCATATTCTTGCTGGCTGATCCAGTTCAATTCCAGCATCCGTCCCAAAACTTCTTTTTGTTTGCGTTTTGCCAGTTCTTTACTCGCAAAGGGACTGAATTCTTCTGGGGCTTGAATTAAACCCGCCATCATTGCTGATTCAGCCAAGGTTAAAATTTCGGCTGACTTGTCAAAATAGCTGCGTGCTGCGGTTTGTACACCATAGTTATTATGACCCCAATAAACTTGATTGAGGTACATTTCTAAAATTTGGTCTTTGGTGAGAATTTGCTCTAACCGAATTGCGAGTACTCCTTCAGCTAGCTTCCGAGTAAAGGCACGTTTTTGAGATAAAAACAAATTTTTCACCAGCTGCATGGTGATGGTAGAGCCTCCTTCTCGCACACTACCTGCTGCCAAGTTAACTATCAAAGCGCGTCCAACACCACTGGGGTTGATACCGTGATGATCGTAAAAATGACTATCTTCGCTGGCTAGTACTGCCCGTTTCAGATGTGGGGAAATTCTATCTAGGGACATGACTTCTCGGTTGGCTTCACCGTGAAGACTTGTTAAGAGTTTGCCATTAATGTCATAAATGTAAGTTGTTTCCGATGGAAAAAAGTTCCGCAGCTGTCTCACATCTGGCAAGTTACGGAAACTAATAGCCAGACCAACCAGGCCTCCGGCTACAATAGAGCTTGCCAACATTGTTATTGACAGCAGAGTGCCGCCAGTTATTTGGCCTACTCCTTTCAAAAACTCAAAACCTGATGAAGCCTGACGTTGTGGCTGCTTATTTGTAAAAGTCCTAGAAGACGACACGGCGTTCTTACTTCCTCACTTGTAAATATAACTGTAATTCATTGAATGAAGCTTGGCGGTTAATTTTTGCAATTATATGAATTCGGTAGATTAAAGTACTGACAAATTGCCTGTGAATATAACCAACCCAACTTATCCAGTAAAAAGCGTAGTTAATAGCGAATCTCTGAGTATGACGCAAAATTTTTCTTGGCTACATCGTGGAATAGTAGAAATTTTTCCCCAATCAACTGATGCTGAAAGTGAAAGTGAAAGTTTAGAGAAGCGCTTGGTAACTACGAACCGACCTTTAAGGATCAAATTGGGAATTGACCCGACAGGATCAGATATTCATCTTGGTCATAGCATACCAGTACGCAAACTGCGAGCTTTTCAAGATGCTGGTCATACAGCAGTTTTGATTATTGGTGATTTTACAGCTCGTATTGGCGATCCTACAGGTAAATCTGAGGTGCGCCGTCAGCTAACAGAGGCAGATGTGGCTCACAATGCTCAAACGTATCTTGACCAAGTGCGCCCTATTTTGGATTTTGACACACCAGGACGGTTGGAGGTGCGTTATAACTCCGAATGGCTTTCCGGGCTTGATTTAGGAAAAATTCTAGAGTTACTCTCTACTATGACGGTGGGGCAGATGTTAGCCAAAGAGGGATTTGCTGAACGTTATAAAAAAGAGAATCCTATTTTCATCCATGAGTTCCTATATCCATTGATGCAGGGCTATGATTCTGTGGCTGTTGAGGCCGATGTGGAATTGGGGGGAACTGATCAAAAGTTTAACATTGCTGTGGGGCGAGATTTGCAACGCCATTTTGGACAAAAGCCCCAATTTGGTTTGCTGCTACCGATTTTAATTGGTACGGATGGTGTCCAGAAAATGTCTAAGTCTCTGGGTAATTATGTGGGCTTGTCGGAACACCCAGCCCAAAAATATCAGAAGTTACAAGGTGTTCCTGATAATTTGCTGTCTCAGTATTTTGAATTGTTGACGGATTTACCTTTGGAAAAATTGCCAGAAAATCCGCGCGATCGCCAAATGCTTTTAGCTTATGAGGTGGTGAAACAGTACAACGGTGAGACAGCCGCTAATGAGGCTAAGGAAGCCGCAAAAAGCGGCGGGAAGGAAGGCGCACTTCCCGAATTTTCCCTAACTGAAGTGTCAGAGTTTCCTGTGAAGTTAGCGTATCTTCTGAATGTGACTGGTTTGTGCAAAAGTACAGGGGAAGGTAAACGCAAAATTCAAGAGGGTGGGGTGCGTCTCGATGGCGATCGCATCACTGATGTTGATACCACTTTTGAGCAGCCTAGTCAATTACACGGACGGGTGCTGCAAGTTGGTAAAAATAAGTTTGTTCGACTTGTCAATAACTAATAACTAATGACCAATGACTAATGACCAAATAATTGTGCCTTTGGATGTGCCGGATTTACAAAGTGCGATCGCTCTTGTGGATCAATTGCCGCAAGTAAATTTCTGGAAAGTGGGTTTAGAATTATTTACTAGTTCTGGCCCCACAATCCTGGAAGTTTTAAAATCTCGGCAAAAACGCATATTTTTAGATTTGAAGTTTCACGATATTCCCAATACTGTGGCAGGGGCTTGTCGTAGTGCGGCTAGTTACGGAGTGGATTTACTCACGATTCACGCCACGGCTGGCAGAGATGCCCTGAAAGCGGCAACTGAAGCGGTACAGGTAGGGGCAACGCAAGCAGGTGTTAAACCACCGCAATTAATTGCTATCACCCTGCTGACGAGTATTTCTTCGAGACAACTGGCTTTTGATTTAAAAATTCCCGTAGAATTACCAGAATATGCTTTAGAAATGGCACTGATGGCGCAGGAATGCGGGGTAAATGGGGCTGTTTGTTCACCCCAGGAGGTAGCACAGTTACGACAAACTTGTGGAAATGACTTTTTGCTGGTTTGTCCTGGTGTCCGCCCTACTTGGGCAGATAAAGGAGATCAAAAGCGATCGCTTACCCCCGCCCAAGCCATACTCGCTGGTGCAGATTACCTCGTAATTGGTCGTCCGATCACTGCGGCGGCTGAACCTGAGTTAGCCTGGAACAAGATTGTTGAGGAGTTAACGACAGTGGGATGAAAGCAAAAGTCAAAAAGAAAAATTATGGCTTATGGCTTTTAGCCTTCGGCTTGTGGCTAGTAGCGGTAAATAGCATGAATAACTCAGCATTTGCCCATAAACCCGACCTTTCACGGAATTTGGAAAACCTCTCTCCAAACCTCTCCCCTACAAGGGGAGAGGCTTTGAATTTTCCTTTCTCCCTGCTAGGCAAGGGGGCTAGGGCTTTAGGTTTCGCGTTGGTTTTTCCATATCCTGTGAACACTCAGGGCAATACACCTGTTTTAGTAAATCAGAGTCAAGCCGTTAAAGATGGGCTGAGTTCTACTTGTTCTGAACAAAGTTTAGAAAACTTAACTAATCAGCTATTGCAAGATTTACCAAGTTATGCTAATCGCGTCACTCAACGCGCCCGCCGTCGCAGTCGTAGCAGTGATATTTACAGTTATGTGCTAGTAGCCGGAAAACCAGAGTTTCAGCCCCTACCCATTAACTCTGGTGCTAATAACACGGATGGGCAGAAAAGTAAAGCAACAGGAGTTGAGCAAGTTTTCTTTACTACTTTAGAACGGCAGTATATAGCTGATAAAATCGTTGAATCGCAGCAATTTCACTGGCTGTTATTGACCGAAAGTAACACTGGGTGGCGTTTGGTAATGATGTTTACCCAAATTGGTGGTTATCCTCAACAAGAACAAGTAGTATCGCCCCCCAGAGACAGTAGCAAGGGTGTAATTGCCCAAGCAGTTAAAACTTGGTTGCGAGATTGTCAGGCGGGTAGTGTGCGGATGCGTCAATCACAACTACTACCGCCGTCAGAACCACCACTATCGCAACTACTGCTACCATAACCACTACTATCGCAATTACTGCTGCTGCTATATCCACTACTATCGCAATTACTGCTGTCGCCATAACCACTGCTGCTACTAGAGTTATAGCTACCATAATCGGGGATATTTGAGCTACTCCAAGCACTGTTGCTGTGACCAAAATTTCTTTGATCACGATTACGTGAATTTTTGTTAGCAGATGAAGCACCATTCTTCATGCAGAATATCCAGCCCAAGACAACCACTAAAAATATAATTAGCCCTAACATAATTTTTATCCTGTGCTAACCGATTCCCTGTATTAATTACAGTTCTTTCAGTCGCTATTCCAGATTTGATCATTTGGCTAAATTGAAGCCAGTCTGAAATTATCACAGGTGTTCAAGGATAATGATAGCTATTCCTCAACAACCCCCAAAAATGACTGTCCAAGAATATCTGGAATGGGAACCCCAACAAGATATTCGCTTTGAATATGTCAAAGGCAAAATTTTTGCCATGACAGGCGGGACAATTCCGCACAATGATATTGCTCTTAATCTTTATACTGCTTTGCGCCCTCATCTGCGCTCCAGAGGTTGTCGAGTAAATGTGTCAGAGGTGAAAGTGCAAGTCACTCCACAAAGTCCTTACTACTATCCTGATTTGATTGTCAGTTGTGATCCTCAAGACCTCAAAGCTCACAAATTTATTCAATATCCTGGGATAATTGTCGAAGTTCTTTCCCCCGGAACTAGCGCCAGAGATAGAGGTGAAAAATTATCTGATTATTTGAAAATGCCTAGTTTACAAGAGTATCTCCTGATTGACTCTGAAAAAATTTCTGTTGAGCGTTACTCACGGGGGGAGGGTAGAATGTGGCTTTATTATCCCTATATACCAGGAGATATTATTACTCTATCAAGTATTGAATTTGAGTGTCCTATTGAACTGCTCTATGAAAATGTTGTATTTGTAACTGAAGAATAACAAACTTGATATGGAAAATTTCAACTATTTTTCCTGATTTCATCCAATTTGGCACGCACTGCTTGGATATCTTGCCACATTAACCATTTGGGCTTACCTACTTCCTTAGAAGGATTACGTAACAGGTAAGAGGGGTGAAAAATCGCCATACATAAACGCCCTTCCCACTCCAACCACTGTCCGCGAATTTTCGTAATCCCCCGCTTATCGCCAGTAATACCTTTAACCGCAGTTGCACCTGTGAGTAAAATTATTTTCGGGTCAACAAGGCGAATTTGTTCTAGTAAATAGGGTATGCAAGCCGCTATTTCATCAGGGGCGGGGGGTCGGTTTGCTGGTGGACGACATTTATTGATATTGGCAATATATATATCTTGTTCGGTACTCAGATTCACAGATGCTAATATTTTCTCTAGCAACTGTCCTGACCTACCTACAAATGGTAAACCGGTTTCATCTTCTTTTTGACCTGGTGCTTCTCCTATGAGCATGATTGGTGCTTGGAGATTACCACGACCAACAACAGCATGAGTTCGATTGTCTCCCAAGCCACAACGGTGGCACTGATTACAATCCTGTGCCAACTCGGTGATATTGTTGTATGTTCCTGGTGTGATGGGAATTTTTGCGTTTGTGGGAATTAAATCTCGTGGGTTCGAGTTGGAGTCATCGAAAAGTGTAAGTTGAATGTCGCTGCTCATTAAAACCAGAATTTTAGGGTTAGCACCAGATGGCGCTATGACTTACCGAGTCATGATATTACCATTGTATCGATTCCCAGTGGCGATCGCTAACCATGAATCCCGCACGGAGTTCTGATTCAGAACGAATAAACTCAAAATATAGCGGTTATCAGTTAAGTGAGATACAAGAACCCCACCCCCAACCCCCTCCCATATCAAAGGTTTATCCTTTTCTTCCCCCCGTTGCGGGGGGATTGAGGGGGGTGCGAGGAGGGGGCTATGATCTACTTCATTCAAGTGCATACCGCTATATTAAGATATTGATCAAGCTTTGGCTTTTTATTGAGATAATTTCTAAAGGGTACGCGTTACTCTGGTGACTTTTTAAAGGGGAATAGATGACGATTAAGCGGTTGATTTTATTTTTTGTCCTAACGCCGATAGCAATCCTGTTGTCAGTTTCGTCTTTATTTGGTACTTTGCAAGAGCCACAGTTTCAAAGTCGTCTGGAATTGTACCAAACTAATATTGCTCTACAAGCCCAAGCTTGGCAGCCAGAAGATAGTAATGAGGAAAATTTTTCAGCTATTCAAGCAGCGATTTTGGGCGAGAAACCTCTAGAAAGTGCTACAAAGCAATATCAGCAGGTGCGTCAGTCAGTTGCAACTAATTTGGACAAAGCTCAAAAACAACTGACTCAATCTCAGGCTCTTCCCTTACCCCCCAAACCTTTACCAGATGCGCCTCCTGACACTCAGGCTTCGCTTCAGGAACAGCAGAGAAAGTTGCAGAAATCTCTTCAACAACTGCAAAAATTACAGGCTGATTTAGATTTACGTCTGGGAATTTTACAAGCAAAGCAAGAAAAAACCGATATAGCTATCAATACTTGGGGCGAATTACAGCAACCGGAAATGAAGCCAGAATTTCGGGAAACTGCGGCTGTGTTGAGTGGAATATGGAGTGATCCTCCTCGACTTCTACCTAATTCCCAACAGGTAATTAATAAAAATTTAGATGGTTGGTTTCGCTATACTTCTTTAATTCAACTTTACGAAGTCCAACAACGAGAAGAAGCTTTATCAACAGTTAAGGCTGAACAACAAGAAGCGGCTACCAACTCTGTGGTTAAATTAGCCTTAATTGCCACAATTCCGACTGCGACAGCATTAATTGGTCTGATATTACTGGTTTTCTTAATTGGTCAGCGTTTGATCAAGGGGAAAGCGGCTTTATTGGCTCAAAATGCTGATTTGCTTTGGTCAACGCCTTGGGATGCAGAAACAATTTTACAGGTTTTTGTGGTGGGCTTTTTCTTTATGGGGCAAGTCTTTGTGCCTTTGTTGGTAATGCTGCTCCCGATTCCGCGCCCGATTGTGAATGTCCGACTTCAGGCTTTTTCGGTTTTAGTTAGCTACATGATGGTGGCTTCAGGTGCGCTGTTGGTGCTTTATTTATCGCTTAAACGCTTTTTTCCGCTACCAGAAAACTGGTTTCGCTTCCGTTTGCAGGATCGCTGGATTTTATGGGGTTTTGGGGGCTATTGCGCTGCTTTACCAATAGTGGTGCTGGTGTCGTTGGTTAATCAACAATTATGGCGAGGTCAGGGTGGTAGTAATCCCCTGTTGCAGTTGGCGCTGGAAAGCCAAGATACTGTGGCTCTGGGGCTGTTTTTCTTTACTGCGGCGATCGCTGCTCCAATTTTTGAAGAACTACTGTTTCGCGGCTTTTTATTGCCTTCTCTGACTCGTTATGTACCTGTTTGGGGATCAATTATTTTGAGTAGTTTGTTGTTTGCGATCGCTCACTTGAGTTTGTCGGAAATCCTACCCCTGACAGCGTTAGGCGTGGTTTTAGGTGTAGTTTACACGCGATCGCGCAACCTCTTGGCTCCCATGCTGCTCCATAGTCTCTGGAACAGTGGAACCCTACTCAGTCTATTCATTTTAGGTAGTGGTAATTAATATTACTTTCTGACACGGTTGCTAATTTAAAAAATATTTGCTTACATTTGCATTATAAATGCTATGTTGAGCTTAAATATGCTGCTTGCAAATATAAGTCCAGCAATACTGTTAACTCAATTACAAAATATCTAGGTAAACATCTAGTATTATTTGGGTAACTTCAGCTATGGCTGGGATATTTATTGCCTGACTTAGCCATTTTTGTGCAGAATTATCGGGTGGCAAATTTTGTTTTTACCTACCTATAGAAGTCGTAAACGGCAACTAACTAGTAGAACAGGGTGTAAATAGATATACCATTGCAAACAGTCGCCAAGCTGACATCATAAACATTTTCAATTCCGCGCCGTTTTTCTAGATTTATGAACTACTGCTGTACTTGTAAAAATTTTTTTTCCTAACTAATTAGGAAATAGCATCTACAAATAATACAGGTATTTTTAATTAAACAGTGTTTGAGTGAGCAGCAACCAGTGTGTAATTTCTCATTTCTAGAGCTAAGTACAAAATATAAGTTAACTGAAAATCTGTACAAATACTAGCCAAAATTGTCTATTCACAGTTGGGAAAAGTTAGTCAATAGCACAATCTTTTCCAAAATACGGAGAAATAACTCCTCTGTATCATCTTGTCAATTTGGCTGGAAAACTATACAAACTAGCTTTACTTATTGATGTAAAGGCGTAATTCTACTAGCAAAAGCTTAAAGATATATTTACTAAAGAAATATATTTTAGATTTTGCTTTTCACTAAAATTAAATATTTATAATCACTTTTCTAGAAGGAGAACTAATATGGCAAATTTAAATCCTACTCAACCTACCAAACAACTTCTTGCTGGTTACTGCGGCATTATTTTCGGAGGAATTGGAGCGCATAAATTTATTCTAGGATATGCCCCAGAAGGTTTCATCATGCTAGTGATAGCTTTAATTGGCGGTTTTTTTACCTACGGCATTAGTTTGTTAATTATGCAGCTTGTGGGTTTAATTGAAGGCATGATCTACTTGAACAAATCCCCTGAAGACTTTGTTAATACCTACTTTGTGAATAAGCAGGGCTGGTTCTAAAAATTTCCATATTAGTAGGGAAGGATGAATAAACCAAACTATGTTACGACTGGTAAATAAGACCCAAACCCTTACTAATGAGCAATGACAAATGACCAATGACGACCCTAGCTAGTTAACTTTATTTACGCCGACCTACTTACATCTGTGGTTAGTTATTTCCTCAGTACCTACAAAGGTGCAAAACGCTATATGCTAAAAATTAAACGAAAACATCTCACCTGGACAATGTTACTGCTGGTGGGTATGGGCTATTTCAACACTGTGTCTAGTTTAGACATCAACTATTTTGGCAAAAGTCTGATTGGGATCATGCCCATACAGGTGGGATGTGTGATTTACATCACTTATCTCCGATGGAACCGAAGTAAAACTCAGCCAAAAGCCATAAATTCATAAAATTAATAGCATCGACGTTCTGTCATAGTTCCGAATTTCGCCTACGCTCAAATTAGAGACGCTTTTATTGAGGCGTTGAAGTTTCGTAGCGAACCCAACACAAGTCATGCAACTTGCCCCGAAAACTCAGCTTACTCCAGAACCAGCCCCGACTTCAAAGAAAATTGTCCTAGATGTTGGGGGGATGAAATGTGCTGGATGTGTAAGCGCTGTAGAACGACAGCTAACGCAATATCCAGGAGTCAAAAGCGCCTGTGTGAATCTGGCTACAGAGGTAGCAGTAGTAGAGACAGAAACTGGTGAGGTAAATCAGGATGAACTAGCACAGCGATTGACATCAGCTGGATTTCCTTCTCAACCGCGTCAAGCTAGCGAAAAAGTAGCAGGGGAATCTACCCTCCCAGATGCAGATGAACGAAAGCGCCGAGAAATGCGTTCTTCATTTGGGCAGTTAATTATTGCTGGGGTACTGCTGCTGTTGTCGGGAATTGGACATTTTGGCAGTATGGGTGTACTGCCAATCTTGAACAATATCTGGTTTCACTGTGGATTGGCAACAGTTGCAATATTAATTCCCGGTCGCCCAATTTTAGTCGATGGTTGGCGGGGATGGCGGCGAAATGCGCCTAATATGAATACCCTGGTGGGATTAGGAACGCTGACAGCCTACACCGCTAGTTTAATAGCACTACTGTTCCCCCAAATGGGTTGGGAATGTTTTTTTGATGAACCGGTGATGATGCTGGGTTTTATCCTCCTGGGTAGGACTTTAGAGCAACACGCCAGAGGTCGAGCCGCCGCCGCTTTTAGAGAATTACTAGCACTCCAACCACAAATAGCAAGATTGATTCCTAACCCAGACCCGGAAAAATTAGGTTTGGGATCAAATATTGTAGAGATTCCTGCCGAAAAGGTGCGCGTTGGTGAATGGTTGCAAGTGCTACCAGGAGATAAAATTCCTGTTGATGGTGAGGTTCGCTTTGGGCAAACCACAGTAAATGAGTCTATGCTGACTGGGGAAGCTGTACCAGTGATTAAGCAGCCTGGGGATGTGGTAGCCGCAGGAACTTTGAATCAGTCAGGAGCGATCGCAATCATCGCAACTCGTACTGGTAGCGATACTACTTTGGCACAAATCGTTACTTTGGTAGAAACAGCTCAAACCCGTAAAGCCCCAGTGCAGAAATTAGCCGATACAGTCGCCGGTTACTTTACTTATGGTGTGTTGACGGCTTCTGTGTTGACATTTGTTTTTTGGTTCTTTTTCGGGACTCACATCTGGACTGATTTTACTATGTCTGGTGGCATGGAAATGATGAGTCACGCGCCACTTTCTAGTCCAGACGGGATGGATGGCGTTTCTACCCATTCCCCCCTGCTCACGAGCTTAAAACTGGCGATCGCCGTCATGGTTGTGGCTTGTCCCTGTGCTTTGGGACTGGCTACACCAACAGCAATTCTCGTCGGAACTGCCATCGGCGCTGAACGGGGTCTATTAATCAAAGGTGGCGATGTCTTGGAAAGAGTACACCAGTTAAATACAGTTGTATTTGATAAAACAGGCACTCTCACCACAGGTAATCCCACCGTTACTGATTGTCTACCCTTTGCGGAATGGGAATATAATCAACCCTACTCTCTTCTGCAACTCGCCGCAGCCGTAGAAAGTGGCACTTACCACCCCCTAGCCAAAGCCATTCAGCAAGCAGCACAGGAGCAAAAGTTAATTATTCCTGAGGCTGTGGACTTTCACACAGAACCTGGATTAGGTGTATCTGCTATTGTGGAGGGTTTGTCTGTACTTTTGGGTAACTGGGACTGGTTAAGTAAGCACGGAATTTTTGCCAATGACGCTGCACAAAAAATGGCTCAACAGCTGGCGGAAGATGGTAAAACAGTGGTTGGCGTAGCCGTTGAGGGCAATTTAGCCGGACTCATTGCTGTTCAAGATACCCTCAGACCCGATGCTGAGGCTACAGTCAACCACTTACGTCAGATGGGTTTACGGGTGATGCTGCTCAGTGGCGATAGGTTAGAAGCCGCTCAAGCTATAGCTAAACAACTAGGACTAGATAGCGCTGATGTCATGGCTGGCGTTCTCCCAGCCAAAAAAGCAGATGTGATCAAATCTCTCCAGCTACAAGGAAGATCACAATCTCCCACTCCCCACTCCGTAGTCGCAATGGTTGGCGATGGAATTAATGATGCTCCGGCTTTATCACAAGCAGATGTGGGAATTGCTTTATATTCTGGAACGGATGTGGCGATGGAAACTGCGGAAATTGTCTTGATGCGCGATCGCTTATATGATGTTGTGGCATCAATTCAACTTAGTCGTGCTACCTTCAACAAAATCCGCCAAAATTTATTCTGGGCATTTGCGTATAATACAATCGGCATTCCTTTAGCCGCAGGTGTATTGTTACCCAATTTTGGTTTTGTCCTCAGTCCTTCTGGCGCGGCGGCATTAATGGCTTTTAGCTCTGTTAGTGTTGTTACCAACTCTATTTTATTAAGGAGACTAGCTCACCGCCTATAAAAACTGCCATTGTGAACAATCAATATTGTCAATCCCATGCTGTTTTTTTGTGATCTCAGGTTATACTTAAGTATCGATCTTTAAGTGATAGCAAAACCTGTTTAGCCTCCTTCTAAAGCAACAGTAGCACTGAGTAGAACAGCTATGTTCTACTCTTTCCAATCAAGTGGAATTTTGATTAAGTAGGTCGGCGTAAATCAAGTTAACTAGCTAGGGTCGTCATTTGTCATTGGTCATTAGTAAGGGTTTGAGTCCTATTTACGAGTCGTAACATACTTTTGTTTATTCATGCTTACCTACTTAAACTTATGATCATATAACTGTGAGAATACAAGAAAATAATCACGATATAACATTTACTAGGCTAATGTAAGCCAAATTTATTAGTGTTTATCGGTATACCTCACAAACAGCGATCAATGGTATGATTAGGCAATTTTGATTAATGAGACTGCAACCGATTGTAGCAACGATGTATCAATGGCAACGGAAAATCATGAGAGCCATCTACTGATTATTGAGGATGATCAAGGTCGCAAGGAATTTGCTCTGGAAAAAACCATTTACTCTCTGGGCAGAGGACGGGATTGTAATATTCGTATAATGTCTCACTTTGCCTCCCGTCGCCATGCCACATTAGTGAGAATGCAACGAGATCATACCACTTATAGTAATCATAATTATTATTACCGAATTGTAGATGGTGATGCCCAAGGAAAGCCGAGTGCCAACGGTCTGATGATTAATGGACGCAAAATACCAGTTCACAATCTCAAGAATGAAGATGAGATCGTTTTTGGTCCTGGGGTACGTGCTATTTATTATTTATTAAAAAATAGTCAAATATCCAGACCAGAAGATGATAGCGAGTATGATATTACACTTATAAACCCCGGTATGGCTGAAGATGAAGATATAGAAGATGAACACAAGTTAAAATAAGGCTTTGGTTGAGGTGTATTTACATTATGAAAGTAGCCATTACTGGAGCAACGGGATTTGTCGGGAGTCGTTTGGTAGGACGACTGCACAAGGAGAGTCATAGAATATTGGTGTTAACTCGTAACACTTCCTCGGCTGAAAAAGTTTTTCCCCCTGGGGCTTTTCCTAATGTAGAAATTGTTGCCTATACACCGACAGTATCTGGTTCTTGGCAAGATGCTTTAGCTGGTTGTGATGCTGTAGTTAATCTCGCAGGAGAACCCATTGCGGAGGAACGCTGGACACCAGAACAAAAGCAGAAAATCCTCAATAGCCGCCAGCTAGGTACACAGAAAATAGTGGAAGCCATAGCCAAAGCTCATCCTCAACC encodes:
- the pyrF gene encoding orotidine-5'-phosphate decarboxylase; amino-acid sequence: MTNDQIIVPLDVPDLQSAIALVDQLPQVNFWKVGLELFTSSGPTILEVLKSRQKRIFLDLKFHDIPNTVAGACRSAASYGVDLLTIHATAGRDALKAATEAVQVGATQAGVKPPQLIAITLLTSISSRQLAFDLKIPVELPEYALEMALMAQECGVNGAVCSPQEVAQLRQTCGNDFLLVCPGVRPTWADKGDQKRSLTPAQAILAGADYLVIGRPITAAAEPELAWNKIVEELTTVG
- a CDS encoding heavy metal translocating P-type ATPase, whose protein sequence is MQLAPKTQLTPEPAPTSKKIVLDVGGMKCAGCVSAVERQLTQYPGVKSACVNLATEVAVVETETGEVNQDELAQRLTSAGFPSQPRQASEKVAGESTLPDADERKRREMRSSFGQLIIAGVLLLLSGIGHFGSMGVLPILNNIWFHCGLATVAILIPGRPILVDGWRGWRRNAPNMNTLVGLGTLTAYTASLIALLFPQMGWECFFDEPVMMLGFILLGRTLEQHARGRAAAAFRELLALQPQIARLIPNPDPEKLGLGSNIVEIPAEKVRVGEWLQVLPGDKIPVDGEVRFGQTTVNESMLTGEAVPVIKQPGDVVAAGTLNQSGAIAIIATRTGSDTTLAQIVTLVETAQTRKAPVQKLADTVAGYFTYGVLTASVLTFVFWFFFGTHIWTDFTMSGGMEMMSHAPLSSPDGMDGVSTHSPLLTSLKLAIAVMVVACPCALGLATPTAILVGTAIGAERGLLIKGGDVLERVHQLNTVVFDKTGTLTTGNPTVTDCLPFAEWEYNQPYSLLQLAAAVESGTYHPLAKAIQQAAQEQKLIIPEAVDFHTEPGLGVSAIVEGLSVLLGNWDWLSKHGIFANDAAQKMAQQLAEDGKTVVGVAVEGNLAGLIAVQDTLRPDAEATVNHLRQMGLRVMLLSGDRLEAAQAIAKQLGLDSADVMAGVLPAKKADVIKSLQLQGRSQSPTPHSVVAMVGDGINDAPALSQADVGIALYSGTDVAMETAEIVLMRDRLYDVVASIQLSRATFNKIRQNLFWAFAYNTIGIPLAAGVLLPNFGFVLSPSGAAALMAFSSVSVVTNSILLRRLAHRL
- a CDS encoding FHA domain-containing protein, translating into MATENHESHLLIIEDDQGRKEFALEKTIYSLGRGRDCNIRIMSHFASRRHATLVRMQRDHTTYSNHNYYYRIVDGDAQGKPSANGLMINGRKIPVHNLKNEDEIVFGPGVRAIYYLLKNSQISRPEDDSEYDITLINPGMAEDEDIEDEHKLK
- a CDS encoding Uma2 family endonuclease; amino-acid sequence: MIAIPQQPPKMTVQEYLEWEPQQDIRFEYVKGKIFAMTGGTIPHNDIALNLYTALRPHLRSRGCRVNVSEVKVQVTPQSPYYYPDLIVSCDPQDLKAHKFIQYPGIIVEVLSPGTSARDRGEKLSDYLKMPSLQEYLLIDSEKISVERYSRGEGRMWLYYPYIPGDIITLSSIEFECPIELLYENVVFVTEE
- a CDS encoding type II CAAX prenyl endopeptidase Rce1 family protein; translation: MTIKRLILFFVLTPIAILLSVSSLFGTLQEPQFQSRLELYQTNIALQAQAWQPEDSNEENFSAIQAAILGEKPLESATKQYQQVRQSVATNLDKAQKQLTQSQALPLPPKPLPDAPPDTQASLQEQQRKLQKSLQQLQKLQADLDLRLGILQAKQEKTDIAINTWGELQQPEMKPEFRETAAVLSGIWSDPPRLLPNSQQVINKNLDGWFRYTSLIQLYEVQQREEALSTVKAEQQEAATNSVVKLALIATIPTATALIGLILLVFLIGQRLIKGKAALLAQNADLLWSTPWDAETILQVFVVGFFFMGQVFVPLLVMLLPIPRPIVNVRLQAFSVLVSYMMVASGALLVLYLSLKRFFPLPENWFRFRLQDRWILWGFGGYCAALPIVVLVSLVNQQLWRGQGGSNPLLQLALESQDTVALGLFFFTAAIAAPIFEELLFRGFLLPSLTRYVPVWGSIILSSLLFAIAHLSLSEILPLTALGVVLGVVYTRSRNLLAPMLLHSLWNSGTLLSLFILGSGN
- a CDS encoding TM2 domain-containing protein codes for the protein MANLNPTQPTKQLLAGYCGIIFGGIGAHKFILGYAPEGFIMLVIALIGGFFTYGISLLIMQLVGLIEGMIYLNKSPEDFVNTYFVNKQGWF
- the tyrS gene encoding tyrosine--tRNA ligase; translation: MTQNFSWLHRGIVEIFPQSTDAESESESLEKRLVTTNRPLRIKLGIDPTGSDIHLGHSIPVRKLRAFQDAGHTAVLIIGDFTARIGDPTGKSEVRRQLTEADVAHNAQTYLDQVRPILDFDTPGRLEVRYNSEWLSGLDLGKILELLSTMTVGQMLAKEGFAERYKKENPIFIHEFLYPLMQGYDSVAVEADVELGGTDQKFNIAVGRDLQRHFGQKPQFGLLLPILIGTDGVQKMSKSLGNYVGLSEHPAQKYQKLQGVPDNLLSQYFELLTDLPLEKLPENPRDRQMLLAYEVVKQYNGETAANEAKEAAKSGGKEGALPEFSLTEVSEFPVKLAYLLNVTGLCKSTGEGKRKIQEGGVRLDGDRITDVDTTFEQPSQLHGRVLQVGKNKFVRLVNN
- a CDS encoding uracil-DNA glycosylase, encoding MSSDIQLTLFDDSNSNPRDLIPTNAKIPITPGTYNNITELAQDCNQCHRCGLGDNRTHAVVGRGNLQAPIMLIGEAPGQKEDETGLPFVGRSGQLLEKILASVNLSTEQDIYIANINKCRPPANRPPAPDEIAACIPYLLEQIRLVDPKIILLTGATAVKGITGDKRGITKIRGQWLEWEGRLCMAIFHPSYLLRNPSKEVGKPKWLMWQDIQAVRAKLDEIRKNS